From the genome of Procambarus clarkii isolate CNS0578487 chromosome 81, FALCON_Pclarkii_2.0, whole genome shotgun sequence:
CGGAGATGACAGTGTTGTGGTCGGTGGTCCTGGCCTCTGGCGGGAGGCTGGTGGCGTGGCAGAGGGCGAGGGCCGCGCACCCAGAGTCGTCCAGGTTAGTTACCACCTGCGGGATAGGAAAGGTGGTCGTATTATATAGTAAATTACCTATAAAGCTGAAGAGCAATCAGTGTGTTAACCTATTCGTGTTTGCTTGGGGACAGGTTCCGACTGGAGATTATAATACCCGTTGATGGGGACATGAAGCCTGTACTTAGATTTATCTAAGTCACCCCTTGACCGACTGCAGTCTCAGCAATTGAAGGAGTTCATTAGTTGTAAACATGATCGCTTTCTGCTAGCTCCAAGGTTTACAATAATATATAAGCTTTGAAATGTTTCCAAAAATTCGTTTTAGTGCTTTACCTTATAGAGTGCCTGGCGAAGGAAGCCGATATCCCCGTCGTTGAGGTCGTTGGtgtccctcctcctcctgccgatGGTGTCAGAGACGATGAGGACAAATGATGTTAAAAGTATTCCTGTGGCTACTTCTGCGGCTATCACGTACCGTGGGTCGTTGAATATCGAGTTGGGGgccctagtggtggtgttgctgaccATAGGGgctctagtggtggtgttgctgaccACAGGGgccctagtggtggtgttgctgaccATAGGGGccctagtggtgatggtgttgagcaTAGGGGCcctagtagtgatggtgttgactAGAGGAGCCATAAAGCTGTTGATGCCTAAAGATGTCattgtggtgctgctgttggtacaaCTACTTTACAGCTGGACTGATTCTTTTGCCGATACTGCTTCTGC
Proteins encoded in this window:
- the LOC123773096 gene encoding uncharacterized protein encodes the protein MTSLGINSFMAPLVNTITTRAPMLNTITTRAPMVSNTTTRAPVVSNTTTRAPMVSNTTTRAPNSIFNDPRYVIAAEVATGILLTSFVLIVSDTIGRRRRDTNDLNDGDIGFLRQALYKVVTNLDDSGCAALALCHATSLPPEARTTDHNTVISALSPEPGLPVPWGDLHTPAAKYQYASLVGQWAALTTNQDQCSRVFPSCPLPPADFVKILANQVLCDQGPGQWSGPM